The following DNA comes from Novosphingobium sp. THN1.
CCTGATGGCCGGACTCCCGATCGATCGGCGCGGTCTTCTGGTCGGGGCGGGGGCGCTGGTCGCCTCGGCCCGGCTGGGCGCGATGGCGGCAAGGCCAGCGGCAGAGCGGCAGTTCACGCTGGCCGGCCCGGGCGGGCGCAAAATCCGGGTGAGCGAGTGGAAGCCGCGGGGCAAGGCAAAGGCGCTGGTGCTGTTCAGCCATGGCGCCGCCTCCTCGCCGCGGTTCTATGAGGCGATCTTCGCGCCCTGGCTGGCGGCGGGCTTCCACATCCTCGCGCCGCTCCACGTCGATTCGATCGAGCATCCGCACACCAAGGACTATCCCGGCCTCGCCAGCTGGAAGGCCCGGCTTGAGGACATGCGCGCATTGTCTGCCCATGTCGGCAAGCGGCCGTGGATCGCGGCCGGGCATTCCTATGGCGGTCTGGTGGCGCTGACCATGGGCGGCGCGGCGGCAGTTCCGCCCGAAGGCTGGAGCGGCCCGATGCGCGATCCCAATGCGCGCGCGGTGGTGGCGTTCAGTCCGCCCGCGCCGATCCCGGTGCTGTGTACGGCCGAAGGTTATGGCAAGATTGCCGTCCCGGCGCTGGTCCAGACTGGCACCAAGGACATCGTGCCGGGCATCACCACCACCGATGGTGAAGGCTGGCGCGGGCATCTCGTGCCTTATGAGGCGACAGCGATTGGCGGCAACCGCTATGGCCTCGTGCTCGAAGGCGTGGACCACTACTTCGGCGGCGCGATCTGCCGCTATGATCTGCCGGGGCCGAAGCAGCTGGATCGGCTGGCAGATGCGGCGCGGATTTCAGCGCTGTTCGTCGATGCGCATGGCCGCGGCGAGAAAGCTGCGGCCAAGCGGCTCGATGCGATGTTGACAGACCGCCTGCCGGTGATGCTCTTGCGCAAGTAGGAGCATTGGCGGGAGAAAGCATGAAATCTGGAATTGCCGGGGCCATTCTGGCCCTTGTGGGCGCAGCATCCGCATCTGCAGCTGACAAGCCCCCGATGCCCGATCCCTCGCTCGAATTCGTGTTCGAGGAAGAGGTCCTTCTCGCCCAGAGTGTCGCCCCCGGCGCGACGCCGCTCGGTGGGCGTAACATCATTCCGATTACCGGCGGCACGTTCAGCGGCCCGGGGATCAGTGGTACGGTCATGCCCGGCGGGTGGGACTGGCAACTGATCCGCCCCGATGGCTGCGTGCAGCTGAAGGCCGACTATTTCCTAAAGACCGACGACGGCGTGGTGATCAACATCGTCAACACCGCCGTTGCCTGCCGCGATGCGCAAGGCAAGCCCGTCCCGGTTCGGACACACGCTGTGTTCGAGGCGCCGAATGGCAAGTACGACTGGCTCAACCGCCAGACCTTCATCGGCGCGCTGGTGCCGGGGGATGCCAAGGTCCCATCGGTGCGAATCCGGTTCTACCGGGTGAATTGAGGGCTTCGCGAACCAAAGTTCCTCGTCACCCCGGGTCAAGCCCGGGTGACGTTGGTTTGGTGGACGATATGGGGTTCGAACCCCCTCAATCCTGAAGCGCGATTTCCGCGATCGTCGCGTTGAAGCCCTCGGCGGTCTGGGCCTGGGCGGCTTCGTCGGCGTCTTTCAGCTGGAGATAGAACAGGCGGCGCAGGAAATCCTGGCGGCGCTCCTCGCGTTCCTCCAGCGCGGCCTGATCGAGTTCGAGCGTTTCGATCCCGGCGGCAAGATCGATGCCCGATGCCTTGGCCACGCGCTCGGCACTGTCCATACGGTCACGCAGGACCGAGACTTCGTTGGCCAGCACCATGACCATCGACATGACGTGATCGAGGCCGGGGTTTCGTAGAATTCCGGGCGCTTGCCGCGGGCGTGGCGGATGACGTGGGGGCGTTCGCTTGTGGTATCGGCGGTCATTGCATCGGTTCCGGTCATGCTGCCATCTGCTTTTCGAGCGGCTTGCGTGCGATCAGCACTTCCCAGCCGCCGCCGGGGGCAAATTCGCCTGCGGTGAATTCACGCTCGGCCACGGCCTCGCTGGCTTCCTGGCTGTAGCCTTCGGCGGCCGCGGCAAATTCCATCACGGCCATCGGCGCGGTATCGAAGCGCACGTCCGCCCGGTCGAACCCGGCCTTTTCGGCAAGGGCAATCTGGTCCATGTCGCGCATCGCGCCCCAGAACGGCTCGTTGTTGTACCAGGTCTCGTTGTCGAGGATGAACTGGGTGAACGGGTCCATCAGGTCGAACGGCGGCAGGTCGGCGTGGATCATCAGCCCGCCCGGCGCGAGCACGCGGTGCGCCTCGGCAAAGATCTTCGGCATCGCCTTGCCGCTGGTTTCGTGCAGCAGGATGTGGCTGACGACGAGATGGAAGTGTGCATCGGGGAAGGTGGTTTCCTCCGCACTCATCTGCGCGTAGTTGACCTCAAGACCGAAGCCGGCAGCGCGGGCATGGGCATAGCGCACGCATGGCCCGCCAACGTCGATGCCCCAGACTTCCGCTTCGGGGAACAGCTCCTTGTAGGGCAGGGTCGAGTGCCCGACGGTGCAGCCCATGTCGAGAATGCGGCGCGGCTTGAAATCGGGCATGTGGCGCTTGATGTAGTTCACCACCGAGCGGCCCATGTCATCGTTGTTGGGGCCGGTATAGCCCATCGAATAGAGGTAGACCCCGCGATCGTAGAGCGCGCCGACCGAGATGTCGTCCTCGCACACTTCGCTGCAGTAGCCGCCGGGCATGCAGTGGATGTCGAGCGCGGTGACATAGCGGGGCGGGGTGAAGCCTTCGGGGATGACGAGCCGGGCCTTGGTCGAGGCCGAGAGCGCCTTGGCCGTGGCGATCAGGTCGGGCAGCTGGCGATCGACCGAGCCGTTCACCGATTCCCACAGCAGCTCCTGCGCGATGCGGTTGGCGGCGGCATAGTGCTGGAAATAGATGTCGCCGACCATGCCATTGCGAATGTCGCGGCGGTCTGCCGGGGCGCGGCCGTGCTCCTTCTCGAACTGGCGGGCCACCCGGGTCTGGTAGATCGGGGTCAGGCCGGGCAGCAGGGTGGACTGGATGAAACCCTTGAAGCTCTTGGTGAACTCCTGCCTTGCGGCTTCGTCGGCAGTGGCCTTGGGCAGGGCGGGATGATCGGCCTGCTGGAACGTATTGAGCATCTAAGCGACTCCGCTTCGCACTTGCACGAGGGCCTGCATGGGGCGACCGGACCCTATCCGGCAAGGCCTGCCCCAAAGTGCTGTCCGCGTGGCGGATAGCATAAGGGCCAGTCGTGCGGCCGTTTTGATTCAAGGCAAGTTTGATCCTACAGATTTCCCGAACTCCAAGGAATGGGCACCGATGGACGACCAGAATTTTTCCCGCCGCGAAAGCATGGGCTTTGCCGCGCTGATGGCCGGCATGGTGGCACTGCCTGCCACGGCCAGTGCCGCTGCAAAGGCAAAGGCGCCCAAGGGCAAACCCCGGTCGATTTCATCACCAAGATCGACTTCAAGGACCCCAAGTGGACGCGCGATACTTACGCGCGCATCGATGCCGACATCGATCCCACCAAGGAAAAGTGCGGGTGGATCAAGGGCAAGGCCTATGGCGTGCGCCCGAACGAGAAGGTTCGCACCCTGTTCGATGTCGAAGGCTTCAGCTTCGTTCGCGTCAAGCGCCTGGAAGATGGCTCCTATCGCCGGATGCTGCGCGAGGTGGTGTTCTATCGCGATCCCGTGACCAAGCAGATCATGACCGAATGGGACAACCCCTACACCGGCGAGCGGGTGAAGGTGGTGCCGATCGCCAACGATCCGTTCAACTTCACGATCAGCGAATTCCAGCCCGAAGCGCCGTCCTATGGCGGCTTGCAGAAGAGCGAGCCGAAGAAGATCCCGTTCCTGCAGGACTGGGAATACGGCCCCAATGGCACGATGCTGCTGCACACCGGGATCGACATGCAGTATCCCAACGCGCTCCAGCCCGACAAGTGGGTGCGCGAAAGCTCGGGCGCGATGAACCGCGTGTCCGAACACTTCATCTATGTGGTGAAGAAGGAAGACGTCGAAAATCCCTACCTCACGCACATCCCGCACATCGGCGCGTGGAGCCGCATCACGCCGTGGCTGCCGTGGATGCTGATGGGCCAGGCCGAAGGCCATGTCAGCTACTTCACCCATTTCCAGACCATCCCCGATGGCATCAAGGGCCTGCCTGCCGACCTTGTGGCGGCGGCCCGCGCCATGGACGAAAAGTGGCTGCATTCCCCCACCGAGGACTACGGCCCGTCGCTGTCGAGCCTCGAAAACTACGCGCGCGAACAAAAGCCCGCGCCGGTTCCGGCAGGCTGGACCCCGCCCAAGCCGCCCGCGCCCGCTGCACCGTTTCCGGTGAAGAAGCCGGAGTAATCTGTTCTGAGCAGCGCCCTCTCAAACGTTGCTCGATCTGCCCCCGCGTGGTTCTCGCCGCGCGGGGTTTTCGTGCCTTCGAGGTAACGCAATGGCCCATGTATTGACGCCCGAAGCGAAGGCAGAACTTGGTCGGGGATGGCCGCTGGTGCTGGCGGCTGCCCTTGCCATCGGCGTCGGCACGATGGGCATCGGCTTCTATTCGCTCGGCCTCTTCGTGAAACCGCTGCAGGACGAATTTGGCTGGAGCCGCGCTGCGGTCTCTGGCGCAGCCACGTTCCAGCAGTTCGGCATCTTCCTTTCAGCGCCACTGGTCGGCTGGCTGGCCGACCGTTGGGGCGCAAGGCCGATTGCGGTAGCGAGCTTCATCGCCACGCCATTGGCGCTGCTTGCTCTCTCGCGCACCGGCAATTCGGTCATGATGTGGGATGCGCTGTGGCTGCTGGTTTCGCTGGCAGGTGCGGGCACGACGCCGGCGATCTGGGCGCGGATCGTTTCCCTGCGCTTCGGTGCGGCGCGCGGGTTGGCGCTGGGACTGATGCTGATGGGCACCGGCGCGGCGGCGATGCTGGCCCCTGCGCTGCTGGGCCCGGTCTTCGCTCAGAGTGGCTGGCGCACGGCGGTCATGGTAATGGCAGGGGTCACGCTGCTGGTGGGTTTGCCCGCCAGCCTGCTGGTCGGCACAGCTGACAGACCCACCCCCGAGGCCCGGGCGCGAGGCCGCTTCGAGGCGAACCGGCAGACACTGATGCTTTTGCTGATCGCCTTCCTGCTGGGCCTGATCGTGGCAGGGTTGATCGTCCACCTCGTGCCGATGCTGGTCGATCGCGGCATGGCGGCGGCGCATGCGGCGCAAGTGGCGGCGGGCGTGGGCCTTGCCGTGCTGGTGGCGCGGCTCGTCGTCGGCTACCTGTTCGATCGTTTCCACGCGCCCTATGTCGCGGCCCTGTTCCTGCTCTCGCCGGTGGTTGCGGCGCTGCTGCTCCTTGGCGGCGGGCCGGTGTTCGTTGCCGCGCTGATGCTGGGGCTGGCCGCCGGGGCCGAGGTTGACATGTTGGCCTACTTCACCGGCCGCTATGCCGCTCTTGCCAATTACGGCGCGACCTATGGCGGCGTGCTGGGCGTGTTCTGCCTTGGTGCGGGACTGGGGCCGATGCTGTTCGGCAAGGCCTATGACGCGCTGGGCGGTTATGACGCGGCGCTGCTGGGTTCGGCCGTGGTGCTGGCGATGGTGGTGGTCCTGATCGCC
Coding sequences within:
- a CDS encoding alpha/beta hydrolase → MAGLPIDRRGLLVGAGALVASARLGAMAARPAAERQFTLAGPGGRKIRVSEWKPRGKAKALVLFSHGAASSPRFYEAIFAPWLAAGFHILAPLHVDSIEHPHTKDYPGLASWKARLEDMRALSAHVGKRPWIAAGHSYGGLVALTMGGAAAVPPEGWSGPMRDPNARAVVAFSPPAPIPVLCTAEGYGKIAVPALVQTGTKDIVPGITTTDGEGWRGHLVPYEATAIGGNRYGLVLEGVDHYFGGAICRYDLPGPKQLDRLADAARISALFVDAHGRGEKAAAKRLDAMLTDRLPVMLLRK
- a CDS encoding DUF3237 domain-containing protein, whose product is MKSGIAGAILALVGAASASAADKPPMPDPSLEFVFEEEVLLAQSVAPGATPLGGRNIIPITGGTFSGPGISGTVMPGGWDWQLIRPDGCVQLKADYFLKTDDGVVINIVNTAVACRDAQGKPVPVRTHAVFEAPNGKYDWLNRQTFIGALVPGDAKVPSVRIRFYRVN
- a CDS encoding class I SAM-dependent methyltransferase, which codes for MLNTFQQADHPALPKATADEAARQEFTKSFKGFIQSTLLPGLTPIYQTRVARQFEKEHGRAPADRRDIRNGMVGDIYFQHYAAANRIAQELLWESVNGSVDRQLPDLIATAKALSASTKARLVIPEGFTPPRYVTALDIHCMPGGYCSEVCEDDISVGALYDRGVYLYSMGYTGPNNDDMGRSVVNYIKRHMPDFKPRRILDMGCTVGHSTLPYKELFPEAEVWGIDVGGPCVRYAHARAAGFGLEVNYAQMSAEETTFPDAHFHLVVSHILLHETSGKAMPKIFAEAHRVLAPGGLMIHADLPPFDLMDPFTQFILDNETWYNNEPFWGAMRDMDQIALAEKAGFDRADVRFDTAPMAVMEFAAAAEGYSQEASEAVAEREFTAGEFAPGGGWEVLIARKPLEKQMAA
- a CDS encoding DUF1838 family protein, with translation MGTDGRPEFFPPRKHGLCRADGRHGGTACHGQCRCKGKGAQGQTPVDFITKIDFKDPKWTRDTYARIDADIDPTKEKCGWIKGKAYGVRPNEKVRTLFDVEGFSFVRVKRLEDGSYRRMLREVVFYRDPVTKQIMTEWDNPYTGERVKVVPIANDPFNFTISEFQPEAPSYGGLQKSEPKKIPFLQDWEYGPNGTMLLHTGIDMQYPNALQPDKWVRESSGAMNRVSEHFIYVVKKEDVENPYLTHIPHIGAWSRITPWLPWMLMGQAEGHVSYFTHFQTIPDGIKGLPADLVAAARAMDEKWLHSPTEDYGPSLSSLENYAREQKPAPVPAGWTPPKPPAPAAPFPVKKPE
- a CDS encoding MFS transporter, which produces MAHVLTPEAKAELGRGWPLVLAAALAIGVGTMGIGFYSLGLFVKPLQDEFGWSRAAVSGAATFQQFGIFLSAPLVGWLADRWGARPIAVASFIATPLALLALSRTGNSVMMWDALWLLVSLAGAGTTPAIWARIVSLRFGAARGLALGLMLMGTGAAAMLAPALLGPVFAQSGWRTAVMVMAGVTLLVGLPASLLVGTADRPTPEARARGRFEANRQTLMLLLIAFLLGLIVAGLIVHLVPMLVDRGMAAAHAAQVAAGVGLAVLVARLVVGYLFDRFHAPYVAALFLLSPVVAALLLLGGGPVFVAALMLGLAAGAEVDMLAYFTGRYAALANYGATYGGVLGVFCLGAGLGPMLFGKAYDALGGYDAALLGSAVVLAMVVVLIATLGRYRTAA